TATAGGCCACCGATGCAGATGGCAGAACTCAAGGAGAAGGTCGCATTAGATATACACTAGAATCAGACAACAGTATCACTCACAAAGGAAAAGTTTTTGATATCAACGAGGATACTGGGGAAATCATTATATTGAGTAAAGTGGAAACTATGGATACTCCTCGAGGACAGTATGAATTGGTCGTCAGAGCAACAGATTAtggtatgattttattaattactagcttttgcccgcggcttcgcacgcgtgaatttcagttcttaaaaggaatcaaagtaaaatttcaggTATTCTTTTATCGTAGGCATTCATATTCTAAAActggtattttaaaaaatagtttttgtcgTAATTACACAGAAGtagttttctatttaaatctTACGCCTTCTAGCTATATTGTACCAATCTGAGAGGTCTAGTGACTTGTAATACATGTTTCATAGTACAAGCTCCAGCTCCcacaaaattgtaatgttttcCTGTTTTAGCGCTTCTCATATTATAACACTTAGTTTATTACTACATACGgtgagaaattaatttattattattacattaattctGTCAATAATTATCGCTTAAATTCATCTCAGGTGTTCCACCACtttataatgaaacaaaagtttatataCGAGTGGGTGTGCCCGGAAATCAGCGGCCGACATTCAAAGGCAACTACCATCACTACAAGTACACCATCAATCAGAGAAGCCCAGAGAGCAATGAGGGATACACCTTTGATCTGAATCCCATGAACTACAAGGCGAGCATCAGAGAAGATGCCAGACCAGGAGAGAATGTAACTAGTGTGCTGGCTAATGATCCTGATGGTTTGGATGATCTCTTGACTTACCACATTGTATCAGGTTCCAAAGACAACTTTATAATCAATGAAACGTAAgttaccataaaataaaaatagtgacAAGGTAGTTTTTGGCGCAGGCCTTAGTACTAGATAAAATtgcaacataaatatttaacctGTTGTCCAGgcatttgaatattattttttttgaagcGATGGTAGTCATGTGGTCCTTCTTTGAAAGGTCCTTCTTTTTTAACACCGTCCTTAAttgaaaggttccaggttcgaatcctactcatgccacctGAGTTTGCATACTAATCATTATATCACCACTTTCTttcggcgaaggaaaacaatGTAAGGAAACTTCTAcccacactggttgacagtttaagttcagtGTATATTACTTGCACTAGACGCGGTAGTAAGTCGTAAAATGTCATGTCAAATGTCgttaggcgacttaaataaaatggaaaagaaagaaatattcatttttatatagatttttcttGTCGTGccgatttattataaatgtaaccaCTTGAACGTCCACCATACTGTCTAGCCTAGTGTGGGATCGCTAGATATCTACTGTAATTTGCATGTAATTCTTTTcgattaatatattattttatattttaattcctaagaaaatattattataatttttattactttacattTTTAGAACTGGGCTTATAACTGTGTCTAATGATGCAAATCTTGACCGAGATGTTAACACTGACAAATATGAGATAATCGTGTCGGCAGTCGACAGCGGCATGCCTGTCCCCGAGACTGCCACCACAACTGTCTTCATCACTATCCAAGATGTTAACGACAAACCACCTAAGTTCAACATGACTGAAACCACAACATACATTTCCGAGAAAACTAAAATAGGTGATTCTGTTACTAAAATTGTAGCTCATGATACAGAtctcaataataaattgaaatacagCATAAACGATCCAGTAAAAGCCTTTTCAAAAGCAGGGGTACAGTTAAAACCTAATTCTCCCTATGACTTCAAACATATTTTCCGTATTGATGAAGATACTGGTGAGATATTTGTCAACGGTACTTTAGATTACAGTCAAGCGTCTATAGTTATTTTGACGTTAAAAGTGGTCGATGTCAATGCTGAATTGAACAAGGAGAAGCAGTTTGCTTATATTGAACACACTATCTATATACAACCGTATGCTGATAAAAATCCTCAGTTTGTGAATCCTGGTTGGACAAGCTCTAATCCCATAATACATCATAAAATAGAGGAAGAGCAACCCATCGGTAGCACAGTTTTAGTGCTCATGGCTGAAGATCCTGTGTCTGGACATGTTGTATCGAATTTCAAAGTTATCAATTCTGAAACTGGTTTGCTACAAGTTGATCCACTCAGTGGCCAAGTTGTATTAACTAAACATCTTGATTATGAAGAACTGACTTCTCCAAACTTAACATTAACCGTGCAAGCAACTAGCAACGATGGAAGTAAACACAGCATAGCGAAGATAATTATTGAAGTGATGAACATAAACGATAACTCGCCCATTTTTAGTAAAGAGGTAAGAACGAAagtttaatgtatgtatgtgtatatgtttgttaatgtttcatatatatatagtttattttattttcttctggctcaaaacaatattactcTATACGACTACTGCTAATCTATTAAAACTCGATTACATAATAACtttgtgtaataatatttacagttaTACAAAGTGAGTGTATTGGAGTCGATCAAATACCCAGAACAAATAGTAACCGTAACTGCATTAGATGCTGACGCCGTACTGACAGACCTTGATCGCCGCAATGGTTATTCGGATCTACGATACTCTCTGAGGGGAGAAAACTCTGATCTCTTTTCCATAGATAATATCACTGGAGTTATAATAGTAAGTGGTTCGCTAAACgcttttagttttttttccatcttttatagaaataaaatttaaatattttaacttaatttttattatgtacctaacatgacaattttgaatttaatttatgattttaactACTACGTAAAAGGCAACTTTTGCgctttaggtacctattagtgtattatttattaaggcCGGCCACGATGTCCACGATCGGGATGCGCGGGCTGTTTCAAAAGATGGTTTTTAATGTGAAACTGATCTGGCAGGTGGCCCCTAACAAGAGTCTGGACCGCGAGTGGCAGTCCGTGCTGCGGCTCACGGTGGAGGCGGCGGACGCGGCCGGCGGCGGCGAGCGGCGGCGCGCGGCCGCGGCGGTGCTCGTCGACGTGCTCGATGTTGATGACAACACGCCGACCTTCGAGAAGACTGAATATACTGGTGATTCACCCCCCATACTACACACATTCGGTGAAATAAGACGGATACTAGTGATAATGTGCACGGTATTCTAGCTTTTTTAAAGCACCTAACCGATATGCCTATGTATCGGCGATGCGAGAAGGTACTTTAGGCGGTTGTTTTGTGCATTTATTTgcagatttaattttatttatattttatattatacttgtaTCCCTATCCCATTCCCCATTCGGCCCCTCGCATGTAGTAAGTAGTGCTACTGCATTATAATTTTCGTCAAGAAGCGGTACGGGTTTTAGGTATTCATTAAATTGCTTGTGTTACAGCTGTGGTCGCTGAAAATGTACCAGTGGGCATCAACGTGATCAACGTGACGGCCAGCGACCCCGACGAGGGCCTCGGCGGCGAGGTCACGTACGAGCTGTTAGATGAAGGAGAGGCCAATGGTAAACATACGCTGACTCAAAACTCAACTCCTTTcccaatataataatgaattaacaTGCCTGAGAAAGGAGAACAAGAAATGTATCACACTTTTTTCTTATGAGGGTAGGTAGGCAGATATTTCTATTTGCCAGAATCCTGACAAATCTCATTTGCTTCTTCTATATCTCTCACTCTCTTTGgattataggtacctatgttggactataattaattaaaacagacTCACCTACATCCGAATCCAGTAATTAGGTATTTACCCCACACAATAGAAGACACAATGGGTAGTATTTAGGCAGAAAGTTCACAACACAAGCACTTTCTAAGTTTTGTATAGCACAGAGAATCAGAAGaaaaatttgatatatattcATCATATTTTAACAGCGAGctacacaaaaatatgattGCAAAGCGCATAGCGAAAGCGTTGTTAGATAGCACGAACACGCGACGGAGTAAACAGACATTCGTCCGGGATCACGAAGAAGTCTGGCTGGACTGACGGACGAAACGAGCGCAGAGCAGCGCAGGGACGCTGCCCCGGCGCCTCGCTCGCCGCTTCCCGAGCGGCTAGTGCGCCGGAATAGTCTATTGTTCTGATATCGATATCGACAAACTGGTACATGAACATGATGCCACAATCAGTATACTTTTTTGTGTCAATTGcgatatatatctatctataagtaaacatatatttttattataagtaaatgttttattggatacatcatttcattttatacataGTGTGGGGTAGGcaaagtcaaagcatttattcagaaattagacgttcacatattattatacctaatttatttgaaCTTATCGATACGCTTTCACACACGTtttgaaaatcatttttttaattacatcatatttctcaaaacaaaaaactacTGACATGGCTAGGTAGGAGTAGCAgttcaaacaattttaaagattgCCAGTAGACATTAATCTCCTACAAATAGTTTGTGTGTTAAATCTGTGGTTCCAGGACTATTCTCCATCGAGCCATCGAGTGGATCGATCGTGACGCGGCGCGAGCTGACAGGCCGCGGGCGCACGCAGCCCTACCGGCTGGTGCTGGCGGCGAGCGACGGCGGCGGGCACGCGGGGCATGCGGCGCTCGCGGTCTACGTCGGAGACGTCAGCGAGAATGACGGCGTGCCCAGGTTCATCCGTCCGGCGCAGGGGGAAGAGCTCACTATTAGTGAGGTGAGTTCAAACACAATTACAGATGGACACTCaagttaaacaaaatttgtaaaatttgtaaaataagtacatagatcaacaaaatacaaaatgctGTTATATTACAACACctgtataaaaattgtaaggtGTTTTAACAATATAACGCTGCCACGTATTAAAATGTCTACCAATTAAACGTTTACATACAtaccacacacacacacacctgTGGATcacagaatataaaatatttttacctactcaaaataaaaaacgtaaaCCTTATCGTGCGTCTATCTATCCGATCTTCAATTCTTTGCTCCAATACTATTGAACCGATTGACTTGATAGTActtagtatacattatattataatttgtggaggtaaattaatttttaaaagtttcttaaaatatatgtttgtaatgaCAATATTTCTACATGGTAGTCGAACAAAGTAAATAGTTTGTCAGCTGTGTCTTATCTTGTTCGATGTGTACAGAACGCCACCATCGGGTCGCCGGTGTTCCAGGTGGTAGCCAGCGACCCCGACGACCCCACGCAGCCTTCGGGACAGCTGTACTACTCCATACAACAAAGCAACGCCGATGCCAAGATTTTTGCAATCGGTAATTGTAACATTAGGATAtccaatcaaatcaaaattttatttaagttattaatttaaacatgaAACTTAGCTAAGTAGGTTTTTTATTACTGTATAATTTCATCGTGCAgccaaaagaaaattatttgacgttgactaaattgttctttcttcttcttgtaACTGTATATCAATTCAATAATACGTTCTtgagtttttttattgaggCACATTTTTCGCATGTGTTATAGGTACCTCGTTTAGCTATTATACCCTATGCTATAGTTTAGCTTAATGGCTTGGctatacaacatttttaactgttttattttgttttcaaatgaTGAGTGATTGTTTTTTCAGATTCCCGTTCGGGTGTGATCACGACCCGACAGGCGCTGGACCGCGAGCGGCGCGCGCGCTACACGCTGGTGCTGCAAGCCGCCGACCGCGGCGCGCCGCCGCAGCAGGCCACGCGCGTCGTGCACGTCAACGTTGCCGACGTCGACGACCACAAGCCGCACTTTCTTAGGAACCTCGTAAGTTTTTACACGTTACCAATTTATTCGATAATAATCATTATaacgatatttatttagaagaaaaacataattttgtacattctCCAATTTAATATCCTCCTCCTTCTTTTGCAGGATGATCCTCCAATAGTGCTAATGGTTAAAGAAGAGGTGCCGATAGGAACCATCATCGGTCAATTTGAAGCAGTAGACGAGGACATAGGAGACAACGCAGCTATAGACTATGTTATCACTGGTATATGtcttatagttatttaaaatcaaataaaatgctTTCAATTCTGCCTACACAATGAGGCAGAAGAACTGAACGGCGACAGAGTAAAATTGATACAGCCCCGGCGTTAAACTACTACTGCTACTACTACTACGACTCAACAcaaaatctcgaaaactactgagccgATGAAAATAGAATTTGGTAACAAGATAGATTGTGACTAGGAGACGTTCGCGACGTAAGGCGAgagaatttaaatgtaaattccCTTAGAAGGTGAAAAGTAGTTGccattttgtatgaaacttcatCAATTTTGAACTgagataggtacataaaaaattacaattgcaAATGCATTTGTGATTAGTTAAGAACtaataaacacatacaaatgacttttaaaaaatccgtcCCACAATGTGTTTCATCCCACCCTAATTAGGGTTTAAATAGGGGCTGCAAGACAGTTTGTATGGAAGTTTGTCATTTTAAGGtcgttttattaaattttagatttacttttatggttagtaaaaaaaacgcatTAATTGGATTCGAAATGCATCCCTATGTGGGTGTGTGGGTCACTTTTTAAAGTACgcatgaaatttttaattgcatCACTCTTAGCATTTTTACTGATAATGGGACTGAACACGGTATTTTTCCTTTCTTAACTTGTTTTCTCATCACTCGTAGACTTTAACtacatgtaaatatttcaggGGGGAACGAGCAGGGCCTGGTGTCTCTCTCCCGCACGAACAGCAGCGCGGCGGTGGtgtcggcggcggcgcggctggACCGCGAGCAGCTGGCGCGCCTTACGCTCTCCGTCAAATGCTTCAAGCTTGGCGCCAAGCCGCGCATCACCCATGGCTACAACCGACTGGTTACTAGTTTTTAGTTATGCTCTTTTTCCCTGTATTTCAGCTagtttttaatacttattttatttcaggatCCATCTGAAGTGCAAgtgcttataaaaataatagacatAGATGATCACTTACCAGAGTTTGAAAGCGCTAATATGACCGTCGGAGTTCGACTCAACGTGGCTGTAGATACCGTGATTGCTACAGTGAGAGCGACAGACCTAGATCCCGAAGCGCCGCCTATcgattacaaaataatgaatatgaGTTTCGAATCTCCAATCAAATCAAAGTCTATGAATAACATCACTGATGTCATCATTCTGAATAATACCACAGGAGAACTTAAGATTATGAAGAATCTAATACATTTTGCTGATGGCATCTTTAGGTAATGTATTTACCGTAACGTCATGAACAAACTTGAGCTTGCCAAACACATATTATTAAGTGTTATTTTAGAATAGAGCCTTCACAGCAAACGTGGATGACATAACTATATTCATCATCCATGATTGCTCTGAAGGCGTCATAACACATATGTAATTACTTCAAACTTAAGACTTACAATGTAACAAATGAATCTGAATCAATATAATCAATCAATGTTCAACAATTAGGCAGTAATCTCATTGAGTCGATTCTCTTacattgatatttataataatagtaaaaaaaacatgtacctatgtactttCAGGGTCGCCGTGCGTGCGAACAATTCTCAGGAGCTGGACCGATTTGGAGTCGTCTTAGTTGAAGTGAGAATCACTTGGCTTCATAGAATAATACTTAAGTTGCTATATCGGGGGTGGGTCAAGTTGGATTATGCCTATACATTACCGCGGAATAGTTTGGCGAACTATGGCGGATTCGGTAAAGAATGCAGGAGATTATGCTTAATtagataaaagattttaatagtGTTATAGTGTTCCATGATACAACATTTAGTCAAAGATCACGACAaggattttggtggccaccgtttactttttacaaaaaacatatcaatacctacatataataaagagtCAAATTCGcacattgtatattttttggaaatttttagTGGAATATACTTATCTAACAACTCGcttttttatgttatgaattgatatgaatatataaatatgatattacacttcaatatataattacacttAACGATAACTTGAAAATGGTATCTCACCAAAAACATGTTCATCTCTGGGAGATGGTAATGGTCTTAGAGAACGGTTGTTGTGCGCAGGTAGTGGTGGTGCGGTCGCGCGACCTGCTGCGGCTGGCGGGCGcggggcgcgcgcgcgctcggCTGCAGCGCGCGCTGGAGGCCGCGCTGCACAAGCTGGGCCTCAAGCTGCAGATGCACGACGACATTCACTCCGCCTTGTTAGACGACCCTGGGTGAGTgacttatatgtattatagtgAGAGTTAAACTCGCGTAAAGAAATACATACGCCTCGTAAAAACACTCAAGAAAACCGAATGTTGCGTAGGTATCAAGGCAACCTAACCCtatattgattatttatagttttcaagAAATTAATCTTTTTAACAATGAATTGGGctacatttatttcttaccATTTCATCTCAGATATTGTCCAGGATTTATGTTTTACTGGCCaccgataaaaaagaaagacattgttttattcttgatttaaatattttcacacaatGAGAGATACAAATATTACCGCCGATTTGCTTGTAtgtgatttttgataaattcattgttaatttgaaaaagttattataatttcatgtaattaccactatatagttttatttattgctgacCAAAGATTTTGGCCATTTGGTCCTTTGAGTTGGATAAATATTAGCGGCAAAAATTACTTGGTGAAAGTGTAGTGGTACACTATTGTAacgcatcaatattttgtggCAACATACATTGTTGTCGGGCTTCGGACCGCTTGTGTACAAGGATAGCAAAGGAAAGAACGGTCAAGAAGAGGATTGAGCGTTACAGAGTGAGGAATACGGCGGCCGGGAGTTCGATTCCCGGAGGAAATAATTTGCGTTCTGAGCAAAAAGGCCAAGCTGTTTGGATTAAAGTTTGGTTGTGAGCTGAGCTTGCAACGAGCTAAATATTTGTGAGTGAATGCAAGTGAAATATTGTAAGTCGATTTTACTTAATATAGTTACAAAGGAAGTCCAAGAAGTGTTAATCATTGTGGTGTGTCGGATTCGAGCAGTGATTCttagtaaataaacttttggaCGTATACTATTACTTGTATagtataatttaactttaacttttgtataattttgtagttttctACTTACTTGTTATTTGTACGCAATATATGAACTTAGTGAATAGGTGTACTGTGTGTATATTGATTGTGTGATTGACTGCTTTtgcgaattttaatttattctttaagTAAAGATGGAGTCTTTATTAGCTATTCAAAATGatgttaaacaaaaaatctgcAGAGGCAggattaattacaaaaagagCCCTAAGGACCGTGTAACAGTTCCATACTTAGAGATTAGGTTGGAACAATTAGAGCAGCAGTGGGCACAGTTCCACAGCACACACACTAATTTAATATCTACAGTTAAGGAGTCTGAATTGCAAAATTCcgattattatagaaatagtATTTATGACGAGGTTGAGGACGTGTATATGGAGTACAAAACTGATTTAAAACAggtattatttgaattaactAGATCTAGGGATACCAAGGTCCAGCCTGAATATAGCAGTGATAGCGACTCAACTAGTAAGGTAAGGCTTAAATTaccagaaataaaaatacctgttTTTACAGGAAAGTACACTGAGTGGCAGACTTTCCGTGACCTATTTCTGGGCCTAGTGCACAATAATAAGTCGTTAGATAATGTAcagaagttttattatttaaaaagccatTTGAAAGGAGAAGCGGAACAGCTGTTACGCAATGTACAGGTTACTTCCGATAGCTACGCCTGTAGTTGGagaaaattggaaaatatgtacaatcataaaaaatatatagcttcTGGTATATTAAATCGTTTATTGAATCAAAAGACGTTGACTAACGAATCGGCTTCTGATATTAAGAGGTTAGTCAGTACAACATCTGATTGTTTGGATTCAATGAAAACTTTAGGTATAGATGTCTCTAGTTGGGATATACTaattgtacatattattagtTCTAAACTGGATAAAGAAACCCGGAAGGCTTGGGAATTAATGGTATCCTCAGATTCTTCAGATAAGTTTCCTACCTATGAACAATTTACTGAATTTTTAACTAGTCGTTTTCGAGGTTTAGAATCATTAGAGTTTAAATCTAAACAGCAAAATGTTCATAGAGTGACATCTCTCCATGTAAGACAGGTGAAGCAGTTTGTGTGTCCATATTGTACAGAAAATCATAGATTAAGTTTATGTACAAAGTTTCGTAAACAGCCCAACGACTCACGTCGTAACTTTGCCAAAGAGAAGGCCTTGTGTTATATGTGTTTAAGCTCAAACCATACAGCTCgcttatgtaaatatatgtctAAGTGTGTAATTTGTAAAAGACGACACCATATTTTACTTCACCCTAGTGGTGGATTTGGGTCTAATGGTAAAGACCAAATTGGAGGTATGGGAGATGATTCgtcgtcaaaaaataatacagtcCATAAAGAAGATGTGGTTATTAAATCTTTTAATAGAAATGCTGGAACAGTTCAGCCTACAATATCTTGCCTTTCGACAGGGGACTGTAACAAAACAGTTCTATTAAGCACAGCTGTTGTAAACGCTGTGTCGAAGACAGGTACACAAAGGTCAGTTAGGTGCCTAGTGGATCAAGGATCCCAGGGATCATTCTTAACGGAAAGAATGGTACAATTGCTAGGTTTAAAGAAAACTTATTCAAAACATCTTATCACAGGTGTAGGTGGGGACAGTAAAGTCCAGTCAAATTGTACGGTGTCACTTAGGTTACAGTCTAGGATCGATCCTAGTTATGATTTGGCGGTCAAAGCTCATGTGCTTAGGTCGATCACAACATTTATCCCGACAACGACGGTAGCCAAAGTTGAGTGGGAAAATGTCAATCTGGCCGACCCCTTTTATTACAGCCCTAATGAAGTGGATATGTTATTAGGTGCTGAGGTGTACagtaaaatactaaatttagGAATGAAGAGAGATTCTACAGGATCACTAATTGCTCAAAACACATCGTTTGGATGGATTGTTTCGGGAATTGCCGATATAGTTTATCCACACGTGCACTCACATGCATCAGTTCGGCAATCTAAAAGCTGGAGGAAAACTAATCCTTCTGTGAGTAAGAAATTGTATTCGAATACGTCAGTTCGTTCGTGTAATTGGTCATCCAATTTCCTAGGTGTTGAGAGTGATCCAGTGTTCCCTATGCCTTACAAGCACACTAGCCAAGTTAGTGGATTTAATAGATTCTGTAGAATTCCTccaaatgttataaatagtattaatatGGAAGCGaactgtacaaataaatatgtcaattGTTTTAGTTagaaatacagaaataatagttacatagataaataagaattgtttaattatataagaaatattggtgatttattttaatttgtaactcACATTGCATATTTGAGAGCTATCAGCTCAaccaatatatagtttttagtttatatagaATACATTGTAGTTATATAGTCCTAGTAGGTGCAATTTGTGCTGTTCACTAGAtagattgttttgttaatttccaTCTTGCATATTTGTGTATGTCCCTGCATGGTGGGCGGTAGAGAAGGACATTCCTTCAGGATGTCCTTGGTGGGCGGTATGTCCAGGATTTATGTTTTACTGGCCaccgataaaaaagaaagacattgttttattcttgatttaaatattttcacacaatGAGAGATACAAATATTACCGCCGATTTGCTTGTAtgtgatttttgataaattcattgttaatttgaaaaagttattataatttcatgtaattaccactatatagttttatttattgctgacCAAAGATTTTGGCCAGATATTATAGTAATAAGCTTCCTAATGCATTAAATAATGCGCATTGCACAGTTAACTACCTACTAAGTGATAAAACGTATTTATgtggttattattttgttgaatttagtaaaaaaaactaaataaaacatttagcTTTAAAAAGGCTATGTAAGAGTGGGttataattgtttgttttgaccATATCTAACACTTTCAAATTTCGTAACTTAAGGCATTCGGTCGACTAGTCAGTAACCCTGTAGAAACCTAAAAATActtcaacaataataaaattggatGTTTAATATTCCAGGCCATGTTTCCAATTCCGCAAGATGTCAAACGGCGAAGCCCTGCCGCCCCGCGCCATGCAGGCCGCCATGCGTTCGCTGGGCGCGGAGCTGCAGAGCGTGCTGCAGGCGCACGGCGTGCGCGACGTGACGAGCTGCGGCGAGCGGCGCGCGCGGCTCTCGGCGACGCAGCGCGCGCTGCTGGCGCTCGCCGCCGCGCTGCCGCTCGCCGCGCTCGCCGCTACCGTACTGCTGTGCTGTATGCACTCTAATggtcgttatttttttacctagcTTTATATTTACCACAAGAACACTACTTTCTTAAGGGATGAAAAGACGTACTACTACTTTCTTAAGGGATGAAAgaatactatattttctttgagaATTTCTCGGATCGAAACATAAATCGTAAAGAGGCAACAAacgcaatttattttaaaactgttcTTTTACTTCATTGGCCCATGGTTATATGGCGTACCTATCATTTTTACGTTCTTACTAGttgcttttctttttctaagtaattatatgtttataatgaTGTAATACGAACTGAAGGCATATTAACTTTGTTTGCAGCCAAGCGCCGCAGCCGGTCGGCGTTGCtggcgcgcgcggcgccgaGCCAGCTGTCGCCGGCGCCCAGCGCGCGCCTCTACGCGGAGCCGCTCTACGCCACCTGACACTGCGGACGGGTCTGCTCCAGCATACAAATTCTTTCTTTCAACAACCAAAACTACGGATATTGTCAAAAGACTCCACAATAAAACTAACTAACTTCTTACCGAGGCAACTGTACATTCTGATCACAGTTTTGCCTCTGAATGAACACCAGATACCTGTAATGGCAACgtacttactaaataatttaagcaacgaaaatacttttgtatattataaaaatgtaattcataattttacaaaatcttaGTCCCTTTCTGACTGCGTCTGGACTGCGACTGGTCATACCtatcaatcaaaattaatttcactgTAAATAGACTAacttattatcattttaaaattaagaactagttttcattgtaaataatttacttactcgttttgtacctattatattcTTGCGGAGT
This sequence is a window from Plodia interpunctella isolate USDA-ARS_2022_Savannah chromosome 6, ilPloInte3.2, whole genome shotgun sequence. Protein-coding genes within it:
- the Cad74A gene encoding cadherin-87A; protein product: MAEIIFQRRRLLPPRDPSPLLLVLALVCSCRGQLVNRAPHFLPSGDMAQFTLSEDTPVGTPVYHLKGIDPENSPLRYSISGQYFTVDAQTGVVTLARALDRERQAALEVIISITDEGIAGTEPNTVSLRRVVPVRDVNDNPPRFLNRPYVLTVSEATPVGTEIQVNPKIIVTDQDEGVNAKIQVICSTREKGSDMEACNTFRVITETISANEYQVRIFLNSPLDYESRSAYVLSLEAGDQSSAPLRAAASVAVAVADVQDQPPVFVNAPYSATVPENTLSDTSIMEIIAKDGDSANPRPVLLTIEGDTEKYFKLLPERAVGRAILVASDIPIDRESETVMQNGGVYSFFIRATELINNELPSDFTVTPVTIIVTDVDDHVPVFNKDVFDISIPENIENGSPIPGLSIYVEDSDIGQNSKYDLSLRDVYNSKNVFSISTEYGEGRTPISIKVRDSSKLDYDVDDDAKRIFSFDIISSFKGIELSSARVNIKLLDINDNSPIFDEASYKFNVLENATLGTKIGDVQATDKDYGIFGEIEYTLTGFGSTLFKTDKNKGGIYVRQQLDYEKQKSYSLTLVAKDGGGKGTTSSIYIDVLDVNDNSPIFESSDYSRTIRDGATSFEPQFVIRATDADGRTQGEGRIRYTLESDNSITHKGKVFDINEDTGEIIILSKVETMDTPRGQYELVVRATDYGVPPLYNETKVYIRVGVPGNQRPTFKGNYHHYKYTINQRSPESNEGYTFDLNPMNYKASIREDARPGENVTSVLANDPDGLDDLLTYHIVSGSKDNFIINETTGLITVSNDANLDRDVNTDKYEIIVSAVDSGMPVPETATTTVFITIQDVNDKPPKFNMTETTTYISEKTKIGDSVTKIVAHDTDLNNKLKYSINDPVKAFSKAGVQLKPNSPYDFKHIFRIDEDTGEIFVNGTLDYSQASIVILTLKVVDVNAELNKEKQFAYIEHTIYIQPYADKNPQFVNPGWTSSNPIIHHKIEEEQPIGSTVLVLMAEDPVSGHVVSNFKVINSETGLLQVDPLSGQVVLTKHLDYEELTSPNLTLTVQATSNDGSKHSIAKIIIEVMNINDNSPIFSKELYKVSVLESIKYPEQIVTVTALDADAVLTDLDRRNGYSDLRYSLRGENSDLFSIDNITGVIIVAPNKSLDREWQSVLRLTVEAADAAGGGERRRAAAAVLVDVLDVDDNTPTFEKTEYTAVVAENVPVGINVINVTASDPDEGLGGEVTYELLDEGEANGLFSIEPSSGSIVTRRELTGRGRTQPYRLVLAASDGGGHAGHAALAVYVGDVSENDGVPRFIRPAQGEELTISENATIGSPVFQVVASDPDDPTQPSGQLYYSIQQSNADAKIFAIDSRSGVITTRQALDRERRARYTLVLQAADRGAPPQQATRVVHVNVADVDDHKPHFLRNLDDPPIVLMVKEEVPIGTIIGQFEAVDEDIGDNAAIDYVITGGNEQGLVSLSRTNSSAAVVSAAARLDREQLARLTLSVKCFKLGAKPRITHGYNRLDPSEVQVLIKIIDIDDHLPEFESANMTVGVRLNVAVDTVIATVRATDLDPEAPPIDYKIMNMSFESPIKSKSMNNITDVIILNNTTGELKIMKNLIHFADGIFRVAVRANNSQELDRFGVVLVEVVVVRSRDLLRLAGAGRARARLQRALEAALHKLGLKLQMHDDIHSALLDDPGPCFQFRKMSNGEALPPRAMQAAMRSLGAELQSVLQAHGVRDVTSCGERRARLSATQRALLALAAALPLAALAATVLLCCMHSNAKRRSRSALLARAAPSQLSPAPSARLYAEPLYAT